The Serinus canaria isolate serCan28SL12 chromosome Z, serCan2020, whole genome shotgun sequence genomic interval ttattataaaaaagcTTCAAATATACAAgacacattattttaaaatatagcagTGTGCCACTGAAAACCTAAAAGTAATTGCaaatgaacagaagaaaatacacaTTAGCAATGTCCTTGACATTAGGAGTCAAGAACTGAGTGGGAAGGGCTTGCCCCTAGAGCAGAGAAGACAGTAGTGGCTTCTATTCCCAACACATTTACACCTTTTCTTGAATGCATAAACCTACACAACCCCTTGAGCAATGGCTGCTTGTAAAGAAGGTACACTTCCCTACTTACCTGTATTTCTTCACCTTCCTAGGTAGACAGCTCCCCAGAGTGGGTGGAAAAACCCTGCAACCAGTTCTGCAAGAATGTGACTTTCCTGACTGTACAGAGAAAGGGCAACAGGATTTATCTGTTTAAACACAGACACCTGCCATTTGACACATAAAGCTATGTAAGACTAATGCAAAGGGCTGGTAGATATCACTTGGGAGTTAAAAGGCAGGACTACCTTTACTCAACAATGCCCAAAATTACACTGAACACATATACATTTGCCCCCGACTTGAGAAAGGATGTGCTGGTAGGGTAAGGGCATAGGAACACGATCTCCCCGTGATGGATAAAGTAGGGGACACCAGCTCCTAGCTAACAGAGAGCAGTCAGCTACTGCTTCTGCTCCATTTCCTGCTAGTGTGGATCTAATGCCAGAGACATGCTATTGAAGAACAAAGGTTCTAGGACTCCTACTCCAGGAACTGCAAAAGTGTGAAGACAAACTGAAAGTGAAAAGATGTTCATCTCAGGAATGCCTCTAGCTACATgcagcaaagaaagagaaaggaccTAACTGGTGATCATAAACTACAACCATTTTCCTGGGACTGCCACTGACTGCACCTTATTGCTCTCTGCTTGGAATTTCAGGCTTAATTCTCCCAAAAAGATGCTGTTGATGCTGCTCCCTaagaggcagaggcagaagcaGACACATTCCATTTATTTACAGGCACTGAACATGAACATATTTTGTAATATGATTGTAATTGATCATTGTTTTAACACAGACAAATCTATTTCATaatattctttcatttcctttttttatttggggTGAAAACTGAAGACATGGATGAACTGCAGCCCCTTACACAACAGcaactgcttttgaaaaatttcttaTCAGACACACAACAAAATTTTACACATatgacaaatatttaaatagcaaTAGATAGCTTGGAAAAATGCTTATCCAGTTAGAATACTAAgcatagaaaatatttcttttatgtttgttttgatACAACTGTAATCTCATTCATGATCCTTTCTTTCAAAgggattgtttttttccctttttaaaattccGCTACTGTTGTACGCCAGAATCTGAAGTCTATTTTGTATCATCAGTCTTGAAACTCTTGAGTTccacaaaatgaaaactgacaTGATTTCTACTGCCTGATTGCCAGctactgtattttaaaagacactTATTCCTTTGCCAAAAGGCTTCACCATCACATTCAGAACACCAAAACAATACACACTGTGAGACTGAATCTTTGTGAGGTTCTGCAGACAGCAAGCTAACAACCTACTGacctcacagcacagctgagaaagTCAACAGTGCCTCAGTTACCTGCACAATGAGCGCTCTGAGACAGAGCAGGTTTCTTCACCAAGTCAAAGGTCCTGCCTAGCACACCTCCATTAAGATTCTTTTGCCTCATCCTTGTTTTTGAAACATCTCCAGGAAAATGCCATTAACACAGTTATTATTTTCCAACTTGAGTAAAGTTAGTATTTCCCAACAAGCTGCCCTCAGATTCATGTCAATAGTAGACAAGGAGCAACGGAGAAAAATGAGAACACTTTGAGCCCTGGAGAAGTAAACTCTGCCCTGTTCATACACACTATTTAATTAATAATACAGGATGCTGTCCGATAGCTGtattatttcttccttccaaGTTGCACAAATCCCAGCATGGACTGGGTTGAAAGCAACCTCAGAGGTCACCTAGCTCTGACTCTGGTGCCATAGGCAGCTCACCTTCCAatggaccaggctgctcaaaacccatccatcctggcctcaaacactttcagggatggagcatctacagcttctctgggcaactcagtgcctcatcaccctcacagcaaatatttcttcctaaaatctaaCCAAAACCTACTCTTACTTTTAagtcattcccccttgtcctatcactacagtTTCTGGCTTCCCTGCAGACTTTTTCAGAAACTGGAAGTTTGAAGTCAGGTCTCCACACAACattgtcttctccaggctgaacagccacaactttctcagcctgtcttcacaggggAAGTGCTCCACTCCTCTTATCAACCTTGTGGCCTCTGGACTTGCTCCTGGAGTATCAGGTCCTTTTTATATTAAGGGCCCCAGAGCAGGATGCAGCAGTCCAGTTGGGTTCtcatcagcacagagcagcaaaaacaTTGCTCTTGATAGTTACCACAAAAGCTCATAGGGAAATCACTGATTTCTTGGAAAGAATATTCCTACTTTATGACATAAACGAGAAATAGTATTTCAATTCTTTAGTGGAAGATTCATGAGAGTGTTTTTTGAGAGAgttttgagaggttttttttctaagggggaaaaaaaaggaatgtagAGCACCTTTCAAAATGCAATCTGCCTGCAGCTTTCAGTAAATAtaatagcttttcttttctccactTCTCCACCCACTGAAATATTTACCAAGTATGGAGCCATTAAACAGTGCAACTGTTTCAAGAACACAAGACACATGCTGGTGAAAAATAGAGACCACAAActcactctttaaaaaaaagaaacctcaaaGTTCAGTGGCAATATAAAATGCATCAGGCCTTATTTTCATAAATGAGAAAGCATGCCATGCCACTCAAACCAacacctttttttaaagagactAAAATTAGCCTGGTTAGTTCAAGAAATAATTGGAAAAGTCATATGGGCGAATTCAAAGAAGACAAAGGCTGCATTCAGATGAATTTTTGGAACAGAACAGTTAATATGTTTCATACTAAAACCTTAAACCTGGAAAAAGGCACCATTTAAGCAGTTCCCCCACTGAATTGCATACAGTCCAAATTAgcaatgaaacaaacaaaagcatcaGGCTCTAACTGGTTTTATACCGAACCGGGTAAGTTATTGGCGCAAAAACTGTTTTGGTATGCAGCAAAAGGCCCACAACTGGGACCTAAAACACTTCATAATCCAGTTTCAAAGATATaatggctatttttttttattacagaatGGATATTTTATGCTGCCTGTTAATAAAATTCACTTTACCaatagaaaacagaatttaGCATTCAAGGCATCTTCCATAAGAATAATCTCCAAACTTATATTTCAAAGTTTGCataagtttttaaataaaagaataaaagctttGCAAATGACAAAACAGACCCCAtctgttctgaaaataaaagacatagtttgttggtttttttcattctgtttatAACTTCTAATGCACACAGCTATCTACACAACTTCTTATCTTAAGGTTTCATGTGAAAATCCATCATTTTTACTTCACTTACATAGCCAACTACTGTAGACAAAGCTCTATCATCATGTTAAAACATATCCTGACATATTTTTAGTGGTGCTTAAATAAAATGGACCCCATATTTACTTTGCATATCCctcagagaaggagaaaaaaaatctgtattaaaaaaacttcttcagagataaaaaaagagaaaacattttctgcttttctacaTTCACCAGGATGATGCAAACATCAAGAAGAGTTTGATTTCCTATCTTTACTAGCTTACATTTTGAGAAAgcttaattcttttttcttatctcattaGCCAAGGAAAGAGGTGGAGTGGGACAAGCAGAGATTACTCTGCACATACTGTAAGTGACGTAAATGATTATTATGCACCCTCCCCCTTAGGAGCTGCACAGTTCCAGGGAGCTCCTAAAGCCGTGAAGTAGCAGCTAAGACAGTATTTCCAGGGGAGTCCTATCACTGCTCCATGAAGCACCACTTTGCTTCATGAGGGCAGATTTCACTAAGGCTTCTAATTATTCCCTAATGATTTTAATTGACATATGAACCACATGTGTACATGAAAGGGTTGGTTTCCTCATGTGAACTTTTACACACAAAAGATACTGGCTGCTAAAGAAAGGCATTTCCCTCACAACTGCACAATAAATCTCTCAGTGCCTTGTTAGTCTAATCCCTGTGTTGGCAAGCTGGTTATTTGAGGATGTCTCCACTCCAAAGGATGGCTTTCAATGGCTCTAACTCTCTGCTGCACAAACAGCTGTGAAAGTACCCTTTCATGTTCCCCCACTACAGATGGTGAGATGCATACCTAGCAAACAACTCCCACAGCAGCTTGTCAGTGAAAAAGATGCACCTACAGAGAGAACCTCTCATGCCCTTCTGTaaagagcagctgtggaaaCCAGAGCCTAAAATAACAGAGCTGCCCCCTGCCAGATTTGAGAATTGAGAATTAGGTTTATTCAGTTGTTAACCTTTGTGCACTACCAAAACACCTCTGTAAAAAAGGCATAGCAGCATTTCTAGCAAGAGAAACTTAAATAGTTTCTACTACATTTGAAGTCCACTATTTCTGAAGTGTccacataaaatgaaaaatataaaaatatagcaCATAAAATTGCAGAACCTACTACTGTGTAATCATTGATTGTGAAGTTATTACtaagtgaaaacaaaattaatatttatcaCAACGAATTATGTAGGAAAGACAGAAGGTAACAAAAATGGGTTGAAGAGGAAGAGACTGCAGTAGATGAGCCTCTGGAAAAAGGTGCATAAATTACATCCagtgttttccttcttaaaaGCATTTGCCCATTATATAAAACATCTGATCTTAagttattaaattattttaaaaatagtttctaCTCAAGCAATACTAAACAGTTTAAGCTTTTGTCCAAGAAGCTGAATTGTGTGTTCCCTAGAAGTATTTGATGTATGATACAATAAATTACAGACAAATACAGTATTATTTCATTACACTAATAACAAACAACAATGAAGCCATACTTGCACTTTCACACCCACTCAGTACAGTCAAGATATATATATGTCCTGGTTGCAGATAACAGATTTTTCCCTGCTGTAAAAGAACTGCAGATGGACAAACAGGATGAGCAGGACCTGCACAGCCTGGATATGAGCAGGAGTTAcaccagcaggaaggagaggggagagaacAAAAATGctgagggcagctctggctcagctgGAGAATGCAacaggctctgggctggagcaTGGAACAGCAACATGCTTCTACACAATTTAAATCAACACCATGAAGGAAAGTCTACCAAAGCATTGTTCCCCACTTTTCCTTGAGGAAAATGGTCTAGCTATAAACTGTGTAACTTATAAATATGGCTGAAACCTCTAGGGCACAGGCCTATACAAGAAAAACAGCATCCTGTTGGATGAAAATTTTTCAACATTGGATTATTTGGCACACAGTTTTATGACATTTAATTCCAGAATAAAGTTTGAATTATTGaagtaacagaaaaacaaaactcgCAGAAATTCACGTTGAAAATAAAGCTACAGCATACTGGACATAACTTGACAACAACAGAACACCAAcatttgaaatagaaataaaaagttatatgcaaactataaaagaaaatatcccTATTTTGAAGATGAATGTTTAACTAAGAACACATATCTTGACCTGACACCTCCAAATATATACCAAATATGTAAATGTTTTCAGCCATTAATTTACAATTATGTACTTACTGTGTAATGTATTTCTTCAATTTGTACCTCTTATGTAGCTAAAAAGTCCCTTAAATTAGTACTACATAGATGACAGGTGATGATATATATAAACAGGTGATGATCTTTTATTGACAATAATTAACCAGCTCTATTACTTTAGACATAATAAATTTGGTCGTTACGCTTTGGTAAATTTCAACAGCATTTCAACAGTGTTTTTCTTAACTCCAATTTGGGGTATTTCATAAAATGACACAGATACACACTAACAAAAAAGTCACTTTAATATATTCATTATACAGACTGAACACACAACTTTGTATATTACAATATGCTATAGGTATGAATAGAATTTGTATAGTTTGAAATTTTTCTCTTACTCGAGAGTATGAACATCCTAACTGTAAATGTGCTTTTTTCCAGTCCTTGATCTAACAGAGGAAGAGTAGAAACTCTATTACAATAAGTACATGAAACACTCTTTTCTGATTCCCCAAGATTTCTTGGCCTCGTGATCCCACTAAGAACTGATGTTTTGCTAGCTGCACAATAGCTATGGAATTTCCATAGGAACTTACATCATTAAGTAcggcaaaataaattaaagtgTACTTTATACTGCATGTGTACTTGAGCATAGGTGAATGAATACTAAAAACAGGGACTGAGGTTAATAAACTTATCCATTTTAGACTGAAATGAcatataatgaaataattaaacttCAAAACATTCAGTAAGCAAATGTTGATGCAGAACCCAAATTATGCCATTTGGCACAGTTCTATTAAGCGGTTGATTTTAATTGGTGGAAGTATTTTTACAGAATTGAGTTCTTGATTTCTTGACCTTTCATATCACAGTTAACACCAAATAAAATGAGATAAATTACAATGATGAATGTTCGAACAAGATGACCTGTGCCTGACTTTCTGATACTGTTCGCTTGAGCAGCCTTATTTGGTCCAGTTCTGAATGTTCCACTGATTTCCGAGTTAGAGACTGCACTGAGTCAGTTATGTTGTATCTGCCAGGCTGATAAAAGCCATAATATTCTATACTCTTTTCCCCTGAGTTTTCCAGCACCTTTAGTTTTTGCCTAAACTGAATAATTTTGCAGGTTAAGAACAGGATAACAGCACAAGCCAGAATGAAAAAGGCTAGTAAAATATCAAAAGCTTGATTCAGCTTTTCAACCTGTGGTGTACAAATCACGCTTGTTTTTAACGAGACAGGAGCAGGATCTGTTGTAAACAACCATTCATCTTCTACATTTCTATTAGTAGGTATAATTTTTGCTGAAATTTGCACTGGTAATGTAGATAACACTGTAGCTGCCTGTGATGGCACTTCAGCAGGATATTCCTGATAAAGCAAGGGAGTAGAAGATGTAGCTGCAGTTCCCTCCCAGAAACCAATATACTTAGTTTCTGCAGTGACAAACTGTTCCAATGTGTTGTGCCTGTTCCCTTTACGCCAAGCCATCAGCAGAGTGGTAGCGCTGTGATGCACCCCAACAGATCCCAGACTTGGGGCAGAGCCTAGGCTGGCAGCAGGTCCAATGCAGTTTGAAAACCAAGCCCATTTCATATAATGCAAAGGTCTACCACGCATACTCTGAGGATGCTGACAGTGGATTTTTGCAGAAACAGAAGATGATGCTAGCCAATTAAGTAATGCAAgcattttgcagctgcagttccAAGGATTAGAATGTACCTGCAGATGAGTTAAAGATACCAAGGGCTTGAGCACTTCAGGTTGTAACTCTGTGATATTATTAAATGCTAAATTGAGTACTTTGAGTGACCTCCCCATTTTTTCAAAGGTACCATTGCCAATACTGgctattttatttctgtctagCTGTAGGTACATTAAGTTGTTCAATAAGGTAAAAGTGCTggaatttatattttctaaatCATTATAGCTTAAGATTAGCTGGCTAAGGTTGCTTAATCCAAAAAATCCATTTACAGCAACACATTTTAGCTTGACATTTTTCAAAGACAGATATTTAAGCTTATTAAGTCCCTTAAATGCAAAAGGCTGAATTGATCCAATGGGATTGTGAGACAAAGACAGTCTTTCAAGATTTTTGAGCCTTCCAATAGCATTTGATGGCACTAGTAGTAAGTTGTTACCTTCAAGAAACAAATAGGCAAGATTTTCAAGATGATGAAATGCTGCATCTGATATCCGCGAAATCTTATTATTTGCTAAGTTTAGTGTTTGGAGACTTATCATTCCCCAGAAAGTCCCACTTCCAAGGACACTGAGACGATTTCTTTGAAGTGTTAAATATCTAACAGAAAGAAGATCACTAAATAATCCTCTGGGAAGAAAAGCTATTTGATTATTCTGAAGGTATAAACAATGAAGATTGGAAAGGCCTTCAAAGATTCCTGGATCCAGGCGTTTAATATGATTGCTATTTAGATGCAAGTAGCACAGTCTGGGGAGTTCCACAAAAGCTTTTGGGTGCACATACAAAATACTGGAATTATCCATGTAGAGTGCAGCAAGCTTCAGAAAGCCTCTTAGATCATTTGGAGAGACATATGATATATTATTCCCACTGAGGTAAACAAGAATTGTTGTTTTAGGAAGGTTCCAAGGGATGCTCGAAAGCCCTGCATTACGACAGCTAACTTGtctccctgtgcagagctgacAAGCAGATGGACAGCCAAAAGCCTCCTTCTGGAgcagcaacaaaagaaaacaattaaatataTACAGGAATGCTCCTGGGCAGGGTGAAGAACTTTGCAGAACACACATATCCCTGTCTTTGGCCTTCTTACTCCTCTCTGACTTCACTAGTAGAGATAAAAAGaagtatataaatattattaattcaaatatatttattatatatattaattattaataaatatttgaatcTATGAGTACAGTCCTAAAAATATCAGCATTATCCTCAAAATTGGTATTTTACATATTCTTTCATGCCAAAGAAGCAGTTTAGAACTCCAACTTACTAACTTCATtgcaaaagaattttcaaagtaAATGTGTAATTACATAAATATACCACTAACATagccagaaaatatttaatttgctgTAGCATAAAAGTATCAAAGCTGCCAAAATAACAGctccttttaatttaaaaatactatatATTCTCTACTTATAGTTAACTAGCACTAAGAAATGTTTCAAAGTCTTTCAAGTAGAAATGCCAATCGTAAATAAGTTACATTTTACTGGCAGATCACTTACAATATGAATTCAACTTTTATAAAGCtgagttacattttaaaaaaatggaagcatTTTCTTACCCCAAATCTGAAGTtcattatttctgttattttgctGTTTGCAGTCCACTAGGCTATGTTATAAGCTGACCAACTACATTCATCTGTGAAACCTTTGCAAAGGCAGTATTGCTGTTTACTACAGCACTCTGGTTTTTGCCCCAGGGTTTGCAACAGTTTGCTCAGGAAACTAGGAAAGAAGTGCCTGAAGTCAGGTTGCCATGGATACAGGAAACCCTGGGACAGGAAGCCATTTTATCTGTGCTTCAGAAGTATTGTTAGAAAGGAAATCTCAATGATTTGTTTCTAGAAAACCAAGAACTATCTTAGTCTGTAACTGCTCGGTTTtgttgtttgaggttttttgttctttttctgttttgcctttttttttttttaatccactgATTTAACTAGGAGAGCTTAAAAGAGTATTATCTAAGGTCTAGCTTGCAGAATAAAGCACAACTATTTGTAACAGCACTATTGCATTACCTGTAACTCCCTTATCTTTCAGTCAGAACctgaaatgctttattaaaTTGGGAGCAAGACTTACACTGTTCACTGTCTACAGATCCAAACTGCTGCCACGTTCACACATTCCagtgggagggaaaagaaacacaCTCTGGAGGGCAGAGCCCAGTGTCTCCAGCCCTCTGACAAGGCACAGCCTGCCAGTAATCCCAGAGAAACCTATGAAATCTCAGGACATGAGACCCACATGATGTGGCACTAAGCTGCTATGTACTCGTATTTCTGACCTGACCCAAGCACTTTGTTAAGTCTCACTTTAGGCCACccttttaaaaccaaatttttccACAGAGGACTATGAGATGGTTTCCGGCTCTGAGAGCCACACCTTTCATGCACAGCTTTCGTttcctgcagtgtcccctgtgcAGAAAAAGACTACATGAGCTATAAATATCCCCCTGCTTCAGGACCGGAGATTACACCCTCAGTTTATCCATCACAGGCAAGAAATACTTGCAAAGCTCAGTCACAtcaaagggggaaaggggagattaAGCCCACAAATAGCAACGTAACTAAAACCCCATGATTTTACTGCAACAAGACCTGCTCAGCAAAAGAAAGATGACAAAGGCCCTCAGTAGCCATAGCCAAAAAAGAGGTGCAACAGCAGGAGAATCAATTTCCTTCAGCTATCATGATCTCACACACTAAGCGTGGGTTCACATAAGGGGTGAAATGTAACCCAGGGGTCTTTGGCTATATAATCCAATCTGAAATGCAGGACCCACATGAGAAAGGGAAACAGAATAGACAAGCTTTTGAAGAAGCTTTCTTCCAAATAACTTGtctaaaataagaaataagtaAGTAAAATTGGTCCATGGGCCATTTTAGACAAAGCCTGTAAATCAGTTACAACCCAGAATTAGAactgcatttgtttctttttttctgagaccAACAGCTCAATAGGAAAACTAATTCTTCTTCAgatttgaatatttattttcgCACTTatattttttcacagtttttaaCATAACTGTTGACAttgagaaaagtaaaataaaatgtcatgCCATTTACTTAAAGGAAAAACACGATACAGTCCACAGGAACTAGGTGAAGCATCCTGGATGTGGGGGACAGAACAGTAAGAGAAACGGAAAAAGATTATCAATAGAATCAGATAAGGGGAAAATCAGAGACAGGCTGGAAACTGACTTGAAACAGGAAATTATCTTCTACCTAGGCTTTACTGCCTATAGTCCCTTCATATTGAAACctatatttgtaaaaaaaaaaaaaaaaaaacaaacccaaaaaattattcttccaaGGTGTGCTGTATGGAACAACCCGTTATAGCTACaagaagtaagaaaaaattaaaaaaaaaaagtcttaaaaggCAAATGTTTATACAGCTCTCTTTTTGCAAAATGTCAGAAGAAACACGTTTTGAAAAACTAAAGCAATTAATGAAGCTCTATGGTATATCAGCACGAAAATTTAGAGGAACCAGTAGAGCAGTGACCAGATAAGAGAAAGCTGATGACCAGTAACTAATTGGCTAAATGTCTCAGTGGTCTTGCACTGAAAGTACCTTATGAATATTCTCAAAAGTTTTGCTTAGCTTTAACCCTTGCTCCACTGTGGTTCTGACAACACTTAGGACTCTTCTGATGATTGAATCCCATGcccaaaacagggaaaaaaaaaatcttgatcCAGATCATGTGTCCTTCCATTCTGCACTAGGAAACCTAGAGAAGTCCTGCTTTACACTTTGTCAATACTGCACCTGAAGGCCTGCAGATCTGATTGCAATGTATTTTagagtttttatttcattaatacCACATATTGTTAAAGTATCTGAAACCAGTATCTGTTAAGAACAAGATTTATGTGCCACATAACTGATACCATTCTGAcggaaaacacaaaaaaggctGGGTGGGATACATGTGTAACTTGGATCAGCATTTGTCAAAGTGGCTTATACTTAAACAATAAAATCCATTACTTTTTGAAAATTCTACATAAAACCCCAGGAAACACTAACAAGCTTAGGCTACTCTCATATTTAATTCACTgcaaattttcttctgcagagagaaaactaCTAGGTTTGTACCTGAATACAGTTTCACATGGtaagagagaaaattatttttgaaccCACAAGTGAATTCTATCTTAAAATACTAATATTGATGAAGTTACTAATGCTAttggctttttaaattaaaatctagTTCAACTATGACTCCTTATAAATATAAGCATGAAGCCTGAGTAACAGCAATTTGTCAAATTGTGCATAAAATGACAGGTCACAGTAATTGAAAGAACATACAAGCACTCCACCCATGTTACATTAAAGCTAATATAATGAATATTAGGTGGCACAAACTAGTCCAAATCCCACTTACATACAGCAGAAAACATGCAATAAGTTTAAAAACAAGTCTACAGTCAATTTTTGAGAAAGGATTTCATTCTCATAATTACTACAAAATTCGGTTAAAGCCCACAAACGAGGACAAACAATTTTTAGCACTGTAATTATCTTTTAAGCTTATAAGAGAAACTATTTATTGCCCTCCAATTATGTATTTACCAACCATCTGCTCTTGCAGGGCTTCCTTCCTTCTACTTTTATTCTCCACATGTAGGCTACTGtacaactttattttttcaaatccCTACTTCCATCTGCCCACATCATCTGTAGATATGACCCCAAATCAAAGCAATTCAGAAACTAAACTACTGCTTAGGTAGCACACGCATCAACATTTAATTAAGATCCAGTAAGCAGGTCAACTCTTGACACCTTATTAACTTACCGGATCCCAAaacacttttctgtttttcttattaTCTAGTTTACTGAAACATTTCTGATTGTCTCAAATATTGCAGATTTCTTCTAGTATTTAATGTTTCTGCTTCAGTAATAATCCTGACTAGATTCTCCATTTACCGAAAACTTCTCTCTTCCACA includes:
- the LRRC70 gene encoding leucine-rich repeat-containing protein 70 yields the protein MCVLQSSSPCPGAFLYIFNCFLLLLLQKEAFGCPSACQLCTGRQVSCRNAGLSSIPWNLPKTTILVYLSGNNISYVSPNDLRGFLKLAALYMDNSSILYVHPKAFVELPRLCYLHLNSNHIKRLDPGIFEGLSNLHCLYLQNNQIAFLPRGLFSDLLSVRYLTLQRNRLSVLGSGTFWGMISLQTLNLANNKISRISDAAFHHLENLAYLFLEGNNLLLVPSNAIGRLKNLERLSLSHNPIGSIQPFAFKGLNKLKYLSLKNVKLKCVAVNGFFGLSNLSQLILSYNDLENINSSTFTLLNNLMYLQLDRNKIASIGNGTFEKMGRSLKVLNLAFNNITELQPEVLKPLVSLTHLQVHSNPWNCSCKMLALLNWLASSSVSAKIHCQHPQSMRGRPLHYMKWAWFSNCIGPAASLGSAPSLGSVGVHHSATTLLMAWRKGNRHNTLEQFVTAETKYIGFWEGTAATSSTPLLYQEYPAEVPSQAATVLSTLPVQISAKIIPTNRNVEDEWLFTTDPAPVSLKTSVICTPQVEKLNQAFDILLAFFILACAVILFLTCKIIQFRQKLKVLENSGEKSIEYYGFYQPGRYNITDSVQSLTRKSVEHSELDQIRLLKRTVSESQAQVILFEHSSL